In Turicibacter sanguinis, a genomic segment contains:
- a CDS encoding 4Fe-4S dicluster domain-containing protein codes for MERIKIDRSKCISCLTCVTACIVSHDSEDSRNRVVIDSKGKNSPIFCRHCDLPECVYTCMTGAMSKNQETGYVQYDKTRCASCYMCIMACPYGVLRADRFEQKYIMKCDMCTSTECKTPQCVANCPMEAITLEEVK; via the coding sequence ATGGAACGCATTAAGATTGATCGCAGCAAGTGTATTAGTTGTTTAACATGTGTCACAGCATGTATTGTGTCTCATGATAGTGAAGATTCAAGAAACCGTGTCGTGATTGATAGTAAAGGAAAAAATAGTCCTATTTTCTGTCGTCATTGTGATTTACCAGAATGTGTTTATACGTGTATGACAGGTGCCATGAGTAAAAATCAAGAAACAGGATATGTTCAATATGATAAAACACGTTGTGCAAGTTGCTATATGTGTATTATGGCATGCCCTTACGGTGTCTTAAGAGCGGACCGTTTTGAACAAAAATATATTATGAAATGTGATATGTGTACTTCGACAGAATGTAAAACACCTCAATGTGTCGCAAATTGTCCAATGGAAGCTATCACACTTGAGGAGGTAAAATAA
- the asrC gene encoding sulfite reductase subunit C: MDMNTKSLKKNAFRVTKHRGVTASRVRVPGGYLKADLLLKIYDIANTYGNGSVHITIRQGFEIPGIKFEDIPKVNELLQPIIDELEINQEVEGTGYSAAGTRNVSACIGNNVCPFANYNTTKFAKRIEKEIFPNDLHFKIALTGCPNDCIKARMQDFGIIGMTMPQYDKDRCISCGACVRACKKKATGALSAENFKVLRDGSKCIGCGECVIQCPTAAWTRSQKKYYRLVIMGRTGKKNPRLAEDFMIWADEDTIVKVITNTYKYVTEYIDKEAPGGKEHIGYIVDRTGFMEFKKWALDGIELNDEIIVKDNVYWNGVRYV, encoded by the coding sequence ATGGATATGAATACAAAGTCACTTAAAAAAAATGCTTTCCGTGTTACTAAGCATCGAGGGGTTACAGCATCTAGGGTGCGTGTACCGGGAGGTTATTTAAAAGCTGATTTATTATTAAAAATTTATGATATTGCTAATACTTATGGAAATGGATCAGTGCATATTACAATCCGTCAAGGTTTTGAAATTCCAGGCATTAAATTTGAAGATATTCCGAAAGTTAATGAATTACTTCAACCGATTATTGATGAACTTGAGATCAATCAAGAAGTGGAAGGAACAGGATACTCAGCAGCGGGAACACGTAACGTTTCAGCTTGTATTGGAAATAACGTTTGTCCTTTTGCAAACTATAATACAACGAAGTTTGCCAAACGTATTGAAAAAGAAATTTTCCCAAATGATTTACACTTTAAAATTGCATTAACGGGATGTCCAAATGACTGTATAAAAGCACGTATGCAAGACTTTGGAATTATTGGGATGACAATGCCGCAATATGATAAAGATCGTTGTATTTCTTGTGGAGCTTGCGTAAGGGCTTGTAAGAAAAAGGCAACGGGAGCTTTAAGTGCTGAGAACTTTAAAGTGTTACGTGATGGATCTAAATGTATCGGATGTGGAGAATGTGTGATTCAATGTCCAACAGCTGCCTGGACGCGTAGTCAGAAAAAATATTATCGTTTAGTGATTATGGGACGTACAGGTAAGAAAAATCCACGTTTAGCGGAAGACTTTATGATTTGGGCAGATGAAGATACAATTGTAAAAGTCATTACAAATACGTATAAATATGTAACAGAATATATCGATAAAGAAGCACCAGGTGGAAAAGAACATATCGGCTATATTGTGGACCGAACAGGATTTATGGAGTTCAAAAAATGGGCACTTGACGGAATCGAGCTAAATGATGAAATCATTGTTAAAGATAATGTGTATTGGAATGGTGTTCGATACGTATAA
- a CDS encoding NAD(P)/FAD-dependent oxidoreductase has product MNYVIVGASAAGVNGAKYLRQMEPDANITLISKDEYIYSRCILHHYLEGIRDIKKLEFVEDGFIERNKINWIKGVSVEALDKDKKELTLSNGDVVSYDKVLLATGASTFFPPVKNLKEAKNVYGLRNLDDAIEIKEKAKLATNIVVMGAGLVGIDALTGLLHYGKNLTLVEFKGHMLSIQLDKKAAKRYQDAFTNEGVTQYYDTAVQEVILDDEGAVKELVLSNGLTIPCDFLIVATGVRSNVAFLEGSGIECDRFGLIFNEYGQTNDESVFGAGDISGRNPIWPAAVKEGIIAVSNMCGKTRELTDFFASKSTMNFLHIPTMSLGTPEPADETYTVEVDCDEALNYKKIIHKDGVIYGAIIQGDLSYSGVLTQLIKEKINISKVEKSIFNIDYSDFFHLTDNCEYTYQEK; this is encoded by the coding sequence ATGAACTATGTCATTGTCGGTGCCTCAGCCGCAGGTGTGAATGGTGCAAAGTATTTACGCCAAATGGAACCAGACGCTAACATCACCTTAATTTCAAAAGATGAGTACATCTATTCACGTTGTATTCTACATCATTATTTAGAGGGAATCCGAGATATCAAAAAACTTGAATTCGTAGAAGATGGATTTATTGAAAGAAATAAGATTAACTGGATTAAAGGAGTAAGTGTTGAAGCATTAGATAAGGATAAAAAAGAGTTGACCTTATCTAATGGTGATGTTGTTTCTTATGATAAAGTTTTACTAGCAACAGGTGCTTCAACCTTCTTCCCTCCAGTGAAAAATTTAAAAGAAGCTAAAAATGTTTATGGCCTTCGTAACTTAGATGATGCGATTGAAATCAAAGAAAAAGCGAAATTAGCAACAAATATCGTGGTAATGGGGGCAGGGCTTGTTGGGATTGATGCCTTAACAGGTCTGCTACACTATGGAAAAAATTTAACATTAGTTGAGTTTAAAGGACATATGCTCTCAATTCAGTTAGATAAAAAGGCTGCTAAACGATATCAAGATGCTTTTACAAACGAAGGGGTGACTCAATATTATGATACTGCGGTGCAAGAAGTCATCTTAGATGATGAAGGAGCAGTCAAAGAATTAGTCTTATCAAATGGATTAACGATTCCTTGTGATTTCTTGATTGTGGCAACGGGTGTTCGTTCAAATGTTGCCTTCTTAGAAGGTAGTGGAATTGAATGCGATCGATTTGGACTTATTTTTAACGAATATGGTCAAACCAATGATGAATCAGTATTTGGTGCGGGAGATATTTCAGGACGAAATCCAATTTGGCCAGCAGCTGTTAAAGAAGGAATTATTGCAGTAAGTAATATGTGTGGAAAAACACGTGAGTTAACAGATTTCTTTGCAAGTAAATCAACCATGAATTTTTTACATATTCCAACGATGTCACTTGGAACACCAGAACCAGCAGATGAAACTTACACGGTTGAAGTAGACTGTGACGAAGCTTTAAATTATAAAAAAATTATCCATAAAGATGGAGTAATCTATGGGGCGATTATCCAAGGAGATTTATCTTATTCGGGTGTCTTAACACAATTGATTAAAGAAAAGATAAACATCTCAAAAGTGGAAAAATCTATCTTCAATATTGATTATTCTGATTTCTTCCATTTAACAGATAACTGTGAATATACGTATCAAGAAAAGTAG
- a CDS encoding molybdopterin oxidoreductase family protein — translation MKKVQSTCNYCSLACNIDFMVEDETIKKVIPTKGYPVNNGFSCIKGLNLDKQHSIIKPNPLPRLKQEDGSFKHVSWDEAFQYTASKLTEISEKYGRESVAGISTGQLTLEEMALYGHVMRNFMGANVDGNTRLCMATSVVAHKQSFGFDAPPYTLNDFELSDTIILIGANPVVAHPIIWGRIKANKIPGKKVIVIDPRNSETAKRADYFYRLKAKSDLTLMYTLANTLIEKGWIDEAYIEAHTENFEAFKEFVKDYTLDQVEEKTHITAQQVLELATMIHEGKNVSLWWTMGINQGYEAVRNAQAIINIALMTGNIGRPGTGANSITGQSNAMGSRLFSNTAGLYGGGDYDNSVRRAAVANALGIEESLLPTKPTLPYNAIIEKINAGEIKALWILCTNPRHSWINNETFKEAMEKLELFIVQDIYDDTESSENCDVFFPVVSGLKKEGTIINTERRLSAVRPALQMEENEMNDFNVILNVGKALGMGSLLDAWQTPRDVFNLMKKCSKGMPCDITGVDYDGLVDSKGIQWPFKEGDVLTEDQRRLYEDGQFYTPSKKAKFMFENPMDNPLKLSEDFPYILNTGRGTVGQWHTQSRTREIPYVNDAVSHQAYIHINEKLAKELGIENQEIIEVSSINGVSKQFMAMISDTVAYDELFAPIHYIETNALTPSLYDSYSKEPSYKSTPVQIKKVKGA, via the coding sequence ATGAAAAAAGTACAATCAACTTGTAACTATTGTTCTTTAGCATGTAATATCGATTTTATGGTTGAAGATGAAACAATAAAAAAAGTCATTCCAACAAAAGGGTATCCTGTCAATAATGGATTTTCATGTATAAAAGGTCTTAATTTAGATAAACAACATTCTATCATTAAACCTAATCCATTACCTCGTTTAAAACAGGAAGATGGAAGTTTTAAACATGTTTCTTGGGATGAAGCGTTTCAATATACGGCCTCTAAATTAACAGAAATTAGCGAAAAATATGGTCGCGAAAGTGTAGCCGGAATTAGTACCGGACAATTAACTCTTGAAGAAATGGCGTTATATGGACATGTCATGCGTAACTTCATGGGGGCTAATGTAGATGGAAATACACGTTTATGTATGGCGACAAGTGTTGTTGCACATAAACAAAGCTTTGGATTCGATGCCCCACCGTATACGTTAAATGATTTTGAATTATCGGATACGATTATTTTAATTGGGGCCAACCCTGTGGTGGCACATCCAATTATTTGGGGACGAATCAAAGCTAATAAAATTCCAGGTAAAAAAGTGATTGTCATTGATCCACGTAATTCTGAGACAGCTAAACGTGCCGATTATTTCTATCGTTTAAAAGCGAAGTCAGATTTAACGTTAATGTATACGTTAGCAAATACGTTAATTGAAAAAGGATGGATTGATGAAGCTTATATCGAAGCTCATACTGAAAACTTTGAAGCTTTTAAAGAATTTGTCAAAGACTATACATTAGATCAAGTTGAAGAAAAAACACATATCACGGCACAACAAGTTCTTGAATTAGCAACGATGATTCATGAAGGAAAAAATGTTTCACTTTGGTGGACAATGGGAATTAACCAAGGCTATGAAGCCGTTCGTAATGCTCAGGCCATTATTAATATTGCTCTAATGACTGGAAACATTGGACGTCCAGGAACAGGAGCTAACTCGATTACCGGACAAAGTAATGCAATGGGATCTCGACTTTTTAGTAATACAGCCGGATTATATGGGGGTGGAGATTACGATAATTCAGTGAGACGTGCAGCTGTTGCGAATGCACTAGGAATAGAGGAGTCTTTACTTCCAACTAAACCAACGCTTCCTTATAATGCAATCATTGAGAAAATCAATGCAGGAGAAATTAAAGCTCTTTGGATTTTATGTACAAATCCTCGTCATTCATGGATTAATAATGAAACCTTTAAAGAAGCTATGGAGAAATTAGAACTCTTTATCGTTCAAGATATTTATGATGATACAGAAAGCTCAGAAAATTGTGATGTGTTCTTCCCAGTTGTTTCAGGTCTTAAAAAAGAAGGAACGATTATTAATACAGAACGTCGTTTATCAGCCGTTCGTCCTGCGTTACAAATGGAAGAGAACGAAATGAATGATTTCAATGTGATTTTAAATGTTGGAAAAGCACTTGGAATGGGGTCATTACTAGATGCGTGGCAAACCCCTCGTGATGTGTTTAACTTAATGAAAAAATGTTCAAAAGGAATGCCATGTGATATTACAGGTGTGGACTATGATGGATTAGTAGATTCTAAAGGAATTCAATGGCCATTTAAAGAAGGCGATGTTTTAACAGAAGATCAACGTCGTTTATATGAAGATGGTCAATTCTATACACCAAGTAAAAAAGCAAAATTTATGTTTGAAAATCCAATGGATAACCCATTAAAACTGAGTGAGGATTTCCCTTATATCCTAAATACAGGTCGTGGAACGGTTGGACAATGGCATACTCAATCAAGAACACGTGAAATTCCTTACGTTAATGATGCCGTGTCACATCAAGCCTACATTCATATTAATGAAAAACTTGCTAAAGAATTAGGAATTGAAAATCAAGAAATCATTGAAGTGTCTTCAATCAATGGTGTAAGTAAACAATTTATGGCCATGATTTCAGATACAGTTGCTTATGATGAGTTATTTGCACCGATTCACTATATTGAAACGAATGCCTTAACACCATCATTATATGATAGTTATTCAAAAGAACCATCTTATAAGAGTACACCAGTTCAAATCAAAAAAGTGAAGGGGGCATAA